The Pyrococcus horikoshii OT3 genome includes a window with the following:
- a CDS encoding aspartate kinase, whose product MIVIKFGGSSLRSEFKSAVSLIKALSEEKDVVVVVSALKGITDLLEKYTDTFDSRYAVEVSKTYLEFGKRMGIDTSSLSPYLKQLFNPPDLPPQALRDYILSIGELLSAAMIAEKANGAVIFPWDLFVAHGSFGNGFIDIKKSKRNVKLVKEALESGKIPIIPGFIANLNGYRVTLGRGGSDYSAVALGVLLNSELVAIMSDVEGIFTADPKMIPYSLLIPYMSYDEILIASKYGMEAIQWKAAKLAKEYEALILFGRASDWRMGTVVSNSSSHMPLLSYDQGKLLVMNMDSEIPYEVVEEGEFWRVYRVPKRDSIKIIKELHRKIIYQENAQLLGRVKA is encoded by the coding sequence ATGATAGTCATCAAATTTGGTGGAAGTTCACTTCGATCTGAGTTTAAGAGTGCAGTTTCCCTAATAAAGGCTCTTTCGGAAGAAAAAGATGTAGTAGTTGTCGTATCGGCTTTAAAAGGAATAACTGACTTGCTAGAAAAGTACACAGATACTTTTGATTCTAGATACGCGGTTGAGGTCTCAAAAACTTATCTAGAGTTTGGGAAGAGGATGGGGATAGATACTTCCAGTCTATCCCCTTATCTTAAGCAATTATTTAACCCACCAGATCTTCCTCCTCAAGCCCTCCGGGATTATATATTAAGCATTGGAGAATTACTATCAGCAGCAATGATTGCAGAGAAGGCAAATGGTGCTGTTATTTTTCCCTGGGACCTATTTGTAGCCCACGGAAGCTTTGGAAATGGATTTATAGACATCAAGAAGAGCAAGAGAAATGTCAAATTAGTCAAAGAAGCTCTAGAGTCTGGAAAGATTCCAATTATCCCAGGATTTATTGCAAACCTCAATGGATACAGAGTCACACTAGGTAGGGGAGGAAGTGACTATTCAGCAGTAGCATTAGGTGTTCTATTAAATTCAGAGCTCGTTGCTATAATGAGTGACGTTGAGGGCATATTCACTGCAGATCCAAAGATGATTCCATATTCCCTCCTGATTCCGTACATGTCCTATGATGAAATCTTAATAGCTTCCAAATATGGAATGGAGGCAATCCAATGGAAAGCTGCAAAGTTAGCTAAAGAATATGAAGCTCTTATACTATTTGGAAGAGCCAGTGACTGGAGAATGGGAACTGTGGTGAGCAATAGTTCCTCTCATATGCCCCTTTTAAGCTATGACCAAGGTAAATTGCTAGTTATGAACATGGACTCTGAGATACCTTACGAAGTGGTAGAGGAGGGAGAATTTTGGAGAGTTTATAGGGTTCCTAAACGTGATTCCATAAAAATTATTAAGGAACTACACAGGAAGATAATCTATCAAGAAAATGCACAGCTTCTTGGGAGGGTTAAAGCTTGA
- a CDS encoding homoserine kinase, giving the protein MKVRAPATIANFGPGFDVFGMAIDKPFDEVVVEEFNEFEIISSGYPVPNGEDNIALFSAKTLFKMLNIEGGLRIKLKKGIRPKSGLGSSGASAVAGALGAAKLLGVSNDELILKAAMKGEEKASGEPHPDNVVPSYYGGFTVIESKSPLRVHFVDAKLRGVVVLPEVEIPTAKARKILPSMVPLKDAVKNIAMASSLILALKEGDLETIGRLLDDNLALPYRKKLMPWFDEIRRVALETGAYGITVSGSGPALFAIGENLKDIGKTIVEKFEELGIKAEYWVTKTGRGAKT; this is encoded by the coding sequence ATTAAAGTCAGAGCACCCGCGACAATAGCCAATTTTGGCCCTGGATTTGACGTTTTTGGGATGGCCATAGACAAGCCATTCGATGAAGTTGTGGTTGAGGAGTTCAACGAATTCGAGATAATCTCAAGCGGTTATCCCGTTCCAAATGGAGAAGATAATATTGCATTATTTTCGGCTAAAACCTTATTTAAAATGCTTAACATTGAGGGAGGGTTAAGAATAAAGCTCAAAAAAGGAATTAGACCGAAAAGTGGACTTGGAAGCTCTGGAGCTTCAGCAGTAGCTGGGGCTCTAGGAGCGGCAAAACTTCTTGGAGTTTCCAATGATGAGTTAATTTTAAAGGCGGCCATGAAGGGAGAGGAAAAAGCTTCAGGAGAACCACACCCAGATAACGTTGTTCCCTCCTATTACGGAGGATTTACGGTGATAGAATCCAAGTCCCCGCTTAGGGTTCACTTTGTAGATGCGAAGTTGAGGGGTGTAGTAGTACTTCCAGAAGTTGAGATACCAACAGCTAAGGCTAGAAAAATCTTACCTTCAATGGTTCCACTTAAAGATGCCGTAAAGAATATTGCCATGGCTTCATCCCTGATCTTAGCCTTGAAGGAAGGAGACTTAGAAACCATTGGAAGGTTACTTGATGATAATCTAGCCCTTCCCTATAGGAAGAAGCTGATGCCATGGTTCGATGAGATTAGAAGAGTAGCGCTCGAGACTGGAGCTTATGGGATAACAGTTTCAGGCTCCGGTCCAGCACTTTTTGCTATAGGAGAAAACTTGAAGGATATAGGAAAGACCATAGTTGAGAAGTTTGAAGAATTAGGAATAAAAGCCGAGTATTGGGTAACGAAAACTGGAAGGGGGGCTAAAACATGA
- the asd gene encoding aspartate-semialdehyde dehydrogenase gives MKVAVLGATGVVGRTFVKLLENHPWFKVEKLVASERSAGKRYGEIVEDSPEEFKDYTIIGLKEFLEDPGVDLVFNALPASISKEVEEKLAQEIPVFTNARSHRYDEDVPILVPEVNSDHLKLVEVQRKRRKWRGFIVTNPNCSTAILTVSLAPLRAFGIKKVRVATMQAISGAGFSGLSAYAIHDNVIPFINGEEWKIENESRKILGKFTGDKVEPAEIEVAAIATRVPVLHGHTEAVFVELEKFDIEEIREAFENFDPLRSLELPSYEKPIVYTEIPQPRLHRDRGKGLTVTVGRLQEISGGIKYVVLGHNLVRGAAGGSILNAELAYKLGII, from the coding sequence ATGAAAGTCGCCGTTCTTGGGGCCACGGGAGTTGTTGGAAGAACTTTCGTAAAGCTTCTTGAAAATCATCCTTGGTTTAAAGTTGAAAAGCTAGTAGCTTCTGAAAGATCGGCCGGCAAACGATATGGAGAAATCGTTGAAGATTCCCCGGAAGAATTCAAGGATTACACGATAATAGGTCTTAAGGAATTCCTTGAGGATCCTGGGGTTGATCTCGTATTTAATGCCCTCCCTGCATCGATATCAAAGGAGGTAGAAGAGAAACTTGCACAGGAAATTCCAGTTTTCACAAACGCAAGGAGTCACCGCTATGATGAAGATGTTCCAATTTTAGTCCCAGAAGTGAATAGTGATCATTTAAAGCTTGTAGAAGTCCAGAGAAAGCGGAGGAAGTGGAGGGGGTTCATAGTAACTAATCCTAACTGCTCGACAGCAATACTTACTGTTTCACTAGCACCCCTCAGGGCCTTTGGCATAAAGAAGGTTAGGGTAGCTACGATGCAAGCTATTAGCGGAGCTGGGTTCTCTGGGCTTTCAGCCTATGCAATTCACGACAACGTTATACCTTTTATAAATGGAGAAGAGTGGAAAATAGAGAACGAAAGCAGAAAAATACTCGGTAAATTTACTGGAGATAAAGTAGAACCAGCCGAGATAGAGGTAGCTGCAATAGCTACGAGGGTTCCAGTTCTACACGGGCATACTGAAGCGGTCTTCGTTGAGCTTGAAAAATTTGATATCGAAGAGATAAGGGAGGCATTTGAAAACTTTGATCCCCTTAGAAGCCTTGAGCTTCCATCGTATGAAAAGCCCATAGTATATACAGAGATTCCCCAGCCGAGATTGCATAGAGATAGAGGAAAAGGGTTAACAGTTACAGTGGGTAGACTTCAAGAAATATCAGGAGGTATAAAATATGTTGTTTTAGGCCATAATTTAGTTAGAGGAGCTGCAGGGGGTTCCATCCTTAATGCTGAGCTTGCTTATAAACTGGGAATAATATAA
- a CDS encoding methionine synthase, which produces MELPILPTSVIGSYPKPRWLLRMYRLRDLGKIPEEDFKEAVKDASVSVLREHERAGVDIPWDGEMWRTEMTEHFTAKIGGFKFYGPVRVWGNAYFNKAAAVDKLEYKEPLVLEEFLWVKKNTTREVVKIPITGPYTIAEWSFNEYYPDKESFIMDLAKIINKELKMLENHGALYIQLDEPAMLNHPDEVPLAVEAINKAVKGIKIKVGLHVCYSNYYLLADYFDEIRVTQFALEFANRQFRDMDFLKKLSNKELGFGVVDVHNPRIESVEEIVKAIKKVFEYVEPELLYINPDCGMKLLDRNIAYNKLVNMVKATELVRKELEREGKKTTEFRTLKDI; this is translated from the coding sequence ATGGAGCTTCCCATATTACCTACAAGCGTTATTGGGAGCTATCCGAAGCCAAGGTGGTTACTCAGGATGTACAGGCTCAGGGACTTGGGAAAGATACCAGAAGAGGACTTTAAAGAAGCAGTTAAGGATGCAAGCGTTTCCGTGCTTAGAGAGCATGAGAGAGCAGGAGTAGATATTCCCTGGGATGGTGAAATGTGGAGAACTGAGATGACAGAGCACTTTACCGCTAAGATAGGTGGCTTCAAGTTTTACGGTCCAGTTAGGGTTTGGGGTAATGCCTACTTCAATAAGGCCGCGGCCGTTGACAAACTTGAGTACAAGGAACCCTTGGTTCTTGAGGAATTTCTCTGGGTAAAGAAGAACACTACGCGTGAGGTCGTTAAGATCCCAATAACTGGACCTTACACAATTGCTGAGTGGAGTTTTAACGAATATTACCCAGATAAGGAGAGTTTTATCATGGATCTAGCTAAGATAATAAATAAAGAACTCAAGATGCTTGAGAATCATGGAGCCCTTTACATCCAACTTGACGAACCAGCAATGCTAAACCATCCAGACGAAGTTCCATTAGCGGTTGAGGCAATAAATAAGGCCGTGAAGGGTATCAAGATAAAGGTTGGACTCCATGTTTGCTACTCCAACTATTACCTACTCGCCGATTACTTTGATGAGATTAGGGTAACCCAGTTTGCCCTTGAGTTCGCGAATAGACAGTTTAGGGATATGGACTTCCTAAAGAAACTTTCCAATAAGGAGCTTGGCTTTGGTGTTGTTGACGTACATAATCCCAGGATAGAGAGCGTTGAAGAAATTGTAAAAGCGATTAAGAAGGTATTTGAGTACGTGGAACCAGAATTGCTCTACATAAATCCTGATTGTGGCATGAAGTTGCTAGATAGGAATATAGCCTATAATAAGTTGGTTAACATGGTTAAGGCAACTGAACTTGTGAGAAAGGAGTTGGAAAGGGAAGGTAAGAAAACAACGGAATTCAGGACTTTAAAGGATATCTAA
- a CDS encoding 5-methyltetrahydropteroyltriglutamate--homocysteine methyltransferase → MIVPALIGSLPRPIGLAKKIELYSIGRLSEEKLEEAYRSYTRKAFENLKKARIKVITDGLYRWDDIFNPLIRFIDGVEVNGLFKFYENNFFYRSPVVRGELSLKENPLPGWISIAQEIKEDVYPEAELKAVLPGPVTLAYHSINEYYKDLNELTEAYATVLRELIKELDVKIMELQEPSLAAELSKATRESEEHVSKEVAKKVIEDLARVKKLWVVTYFGTPQVVPKDVILNIDLIEGNVPDEVKGEVGLGIVNARETKMERADRLKDKLRKYIRKFEKVYVTPNTLLDFLPERVAWKKLKLLGRLGGE, encoded by the coding sequence GTGATAGTCCCGGCCCTTATAGGTAGCCTTCCAAGGCCTATAGGATTAGCCAAAAAGATAGAGCTATACTCGATAGGAAGATTAAGTGAAGAGAAGCTTGAAGAAGCTTATAGAAGCTATACAAGGAAAGCGTTTGAAAACCTCAAAAAAGCTAGAATAAAGGTGATAACAGATGGTCTCTATCGTTGGGATGATATATTTAACCCCCTAATAAGATTTATAGACGGTGTAGAGGTTAATGGGCTCTTCAAATTTTATGAGAATAACTTCTTTTATCGCTCTCCAGTAGTTAGGGGGGAGTTATCGCTTAAGGAGAACCCACTTCCAGGATGGATAAGTATAGCCCAGGAAATAAAGGAAGATGTCTATCCAGAGGCAGAACTCAAAGCAGTACTCCCTGGGCCTGTAACTTTAGCTTATCACTCGATAAACGAATACTATAAGGATTTAAACGAACTTACAGAGGCCTATGCCACCGTCTTAAGGGAGCTTATTAAGGAACTTGATGTTAAGATTATGGAGCTACAAGAACCCTCTCTCGCAGCGGAGCTTTCTAAGGCAACCAGAGAATCAGAGGAACACGTGAGTAAAGAAGTTGCCAAGAAGGTAATTGAAGACCTTGCAAGGGTGAAGAAGCTCTGGGTAGTCACGTACTTTGGAACTCCTCAGGTGGTTCCCAAGGATGTGATCCTTAACATTGATCTCATAGAAGGTAACGTTCCCGATGAGGTTAAAGGGGAAGTAGGGTTGGGAATAGTTAACGCTAGAGAAACTAAGATGGAAAGAGCAGATAGACTGAAAGACAAGCTTAGAAAGTACATTAGGAAATTCGAAAAGGTTTACGTAACCCCAAACACCCTCTTAGATTTCTTACCTGAGAGGGTGGCCTGGAAGAAGCTCAAGCTTTTGGGAAGACTTGGGGGTGAGTAA
- a CDS encoding methylenetetrahydrofolate reductase C-terminal domain-containing protein, which yields MRILSCPKKLLNGPCGDVFNGTCRVSKKPCPWVYVLEKLDTLDGAPLLVEHPIVARFTLEDDVEIKKSKFIKDLEKGRAISVEFPIRVFESGFKDFKDNGYLFTVPDNPLGYPHVSSVALATWLKSKGFEVMPHVTGKDRNALAITSELRTAVEFNFEGVLLTTGDWPGLMLHAKPVFDLDSTNMIKLARLVFSGILPTGEKIEVKERPFVAGTMNPNYQEKLEGKRLARKIIAGVDVVFTQVVANVKVARKIPEIVKHSLKYSSREVPIVVSLLYPIKKELENALRSMGVEVGSKFEEVLEEVSSLEFAGINLIVFADDWMEKVEEALELVKEVV from the coding sequence ATGAGGATCTTAAGCTGTCCAAAGAAGTTGCTTAACGGCCCCTGTGGAGATGTATTTAATGGGACCTGTAGGGTAAGCAAAAAGCCCTGCCCATGGGTTTATGTTCTCGAGAAGCTAGACACTTTAGATGGAGCTCCTTTGTTAGTGGAGCATCCCATAGTAGCTAGATTTACCTTAGAAGATGATGTAGAGATTAAAAAGAGTAAATTTATAAAGGACTTGGAGAAAGGACGGGCAATCTCAGTGGAATTTCCTATTAGGGTTTTTGAAAGCGGATTTAAGGACTTTAAGGATAACGGATACTTATTTACCGTCCCCGACAACCCTTTAGGCTATCCACATGTATCATCGGTAGCTTTGGCTACTTGGTTGAAATCCAAGGGATTTGAGGTTATGCCCCATGTAACTGGAAAGGATAGGAATGCCTTAGCTATTACCTCAGAGCTTAGAACCGCAGTTGAATTTAACTTTGAAGGTGTCCTTTTAACAACGGGTGACTGGCCGGGATTAATGCTACATGCAAAGCCAGTATTCGATCTAGATTCTACTAATATGATAAAGCTAGCCAGGCTAGTATTCTCTGGAATTCTACCAACTGGAGAGAAAATTGAGGTAAAAGAGAGGCCCTTCGTAGCTGGAACCATGAATCCAAACTATCAAGAGAAACTTGAAGGAAAAAGATTAGCTAGAAAGATCATAGCCGGGGTAGACGTTGTATTTACCCAAGTTGTTGCGAATGTTAAAGTAGCCAGGAAAATTCCAGAGATAGTTAAGCATTCTTTGAAATATTCAAGCAGGGAAGTTCCAATTGTGGTTTCTCTGCTCTATCCGATAAAAAAAGAGCTTGAAAACGCCCTTAGGAGTATGGGCGTGGAGGTTGGTAGTAAGTTTGAAGAGGTCTTGGAGGAGGTTTCGAGTCTCGAGTTCGCTGGAATAAATCTCATAGTATTCGCTGATGATTGGATGGAAAAAGTTGAAGAAGCTTTAGAACTCGTGAAGGAGGTGGTTTGA
- a CDS encoding cystathionine gamma-synthase family protein, which produces MARLKPLHEPLYLTAVFRQVGEAYLTPRNTELKYSREENPTVLNLENKLAKLEGADNALAFNSGIAAIATLYFSFLEAGDEAVLSMEGYGTTIELARLIGRRFGVKIRLAYPRAEDIVEEINERTKLVLIETMTNPTLKVIDVREVAKRCREVETILVVDNTFVTPLLYKPLKDGANFVVHSLTKYIAGHNDVLGGAILWNGEFIHDLWNWRRRLGGIIQPFDAWMIERGMRTLEVRFERQSKNAQAIAEFLSEHPKVKEVHYPGLEDDPYHEIAKKLFERDLYGGVVSFDVGNESNAIVFLRSIKKIFPSPSLGGVESIVTYPVKSAARYINEEQREALGITEGLIRLSVGLEPLDELLEDLDKALEVVK; this is translated from the coding sequence GTGGCGAGATTGAAGCCTCTCCACGAGCCTCTTTACTTAACTGCCGTTTTCAGGCAAGTAGGTGAAGCATATTTGACACCTAGGAATACCGAGTTAAAGTACTCTAGGGAGGAAAACCCAACAGTCCTAAACCTAGAGAATAAACTAGCCAAACTTGAAGGGGCTGATAATGCTCTAGCCTTCAATAGTGGAATAGCAGCTATAGCTACTTTATACTTCTCATTTCTTGAAGCTGGAGATGAAGCTGTTCTCTCCATGGAGGGGTATGGAACTACAATAGAGCTCGCAAGGCTCATAGGTAGGAGGTTCGGAGTTAAGATACGGCTGGCGTATCCGAGAGCTGAGGATATAGTTGAGGAAATAAACGAGAGGACTAAGCTAGTGCTAATCGAAACCATGACAAATCCAACCCTTAAGGTTATTGATGTTAGAGAAGTTGCAAAGAGGTGCAGAGAAGTTGAGACTATCCTTGTAGTTGACAATACTTTCGTAACTCCCCTCCTTTACAAGCCCCTAAAGGATGGAGCAAATTTTGTCGTTCATAGTTTAACTAAGTACATAGCTGGGCACAATGACGTGTTAGGAGGCGCTATTCTCTGGAATGGAGAGTTTATTCACGATCTTTGGAACTGGAGAAGAAGGCTTGGAGGTATAATACAACCATTTGATGCCTGGATGATTGAAAGAGGAATGAGAACCCTTGAAGTTAGATTTGAGAGACAAAGCAAAAATGCTCAAGCTATAGCTGAATTTTTATCTGAGCATCCAAAAGTTAAAGAAGTTCATTACCCTGGACTCGAGGATGACCCCTACCATGAGATAGCTAAGAAGCTCTTTGAGAGGGATCTCTACGGAGGTGTAGTTTCTTTTGATGTTGGTAATGAGTCCAATGCAATAGTTTTCCTTAGGTCCATTAAAAAGATATTCCCATCACCTTCTCTGGGAGGTGTGGAGAGTATAGTCACATATCCTGTAAAGAGCGCTGCTAGATACATAAACGAAGAACAGAGAGAAGCTCTTGGGATAACTGAGGGATTAATAAGGCTTTCTGTTGGTCTAGAGCCTCTAGATGAGCTTCTAGAAGACTTGGATAAGGCCCTGGAGGTGGTTAAATGA